The following coding sequences are from one Achromobacter sp. B7 window:
- the phnN gene encoding phosphonate metabolism protein/1,5-bisphosphokinase (PRPP-forming) PhnN, protein MTGPAPVPPPACGARLIYLMGASGSGKDTLLRRVRAQLHAHEPVLVAHRYITRDSGATEDALSLTPDEFDRRAALGCFAMRWASHGLQYGIGIEIDTWLACGAVVIVNGSRAHLPIAHARYPALTAVALTVAPALLAQRLAGRGRESGEQIAQRLARASQDYAVPAQCVIRRVSNDADPDVAAAELLDIVRRTIAV, encoded by the coding sequence ATGACCGGGCCCGCACCGGTTCCGCCGCCGGCTTGCGGCGCGCGGCTGATCTACTTGATGGGCGCATCGGGCAGCGGCAAGGACACGCTGCTGCGTCGTGTGCGCGCCCAATTGCACGCGCATGAACCCGTGCTGGTGGCGCACCGCTACATCACGCGCGACAGCGGCGCCACGGAAGACGCGCTGTCTTTGACGCCTGACGAATTCGACCGCCGCGCGGCCTTGGGTTGCTTTGCGATGCGTTGGGCCAGCCACGGGCTGCAATACGGCATCGGCATCGAAATCGACACCTGGCTGGCGTGTGGCGCGGTGGTGATCGTGAACGGTTCGCGCGCGCACCTGCCCATCGCGCACGCGCGCTATCCCGCGTTGACGGCGGTAGCGCTGACCGTTGCCCCGGCGCTGCTTGCGCAGCGGCTGGCGGGCCGGGGCCGTGAAAGCGGCGAGCAGATCGCACAACGGCTGGCACGCGCGTCGCAGGACTACGCGGTGCCGGCGCAGTGCGTGATACGGCGCGTCAGCAACGATGCCGACCCCGATGTGGCGGCCGCCGAGTTGCTGGACATCGTGCGGCGAACAATCGCCGTTTAG
- a CDS encoding gamma-glutamyltransferase family protein, whose product MSASFTTRPEIRGTFGVVSSTHWLASQVAMGVLERGGNAYDAAVAGGFTLQIVEPHLNGPGGEVPILLWNENEKRMRALCGQGPAPALATPAAFRALGVEMVPGIGLLPATVPGAFGAWLTLLRDYGTWELADVLRPAVDYARNGFPLVPRVSQAVLAVQALFRDEWTTSRDVWMPDGRVPAPDSLFCTPAIADTYTRILDEAHAASTDRRGRIDAALDCWYRGFVADAIDAYYTNEPVRDTTGQRNRGLLRKSDLADWRATYDEPVTTQYGRYTVAKCGVWSQGPVHLQQLAMLRHLGMDGLDPTSPQFVHRIAEAAKLAFADRAAWYGDPDFTPVPLAALLSDAYARERAALIGTNASPDFRPGSPAGLAPRLPDLDAAARTLAASDTRFGVGEPTFAALPPVAEWAAREIFVGDTCQIDVIDRDGNMVAATPSGGWLSSSPVVPGLGFPLTTRLQMTWLDDGVPGQLQPGKRPCTTLSPGLVLRDGQPYMAFGTPGGDQQDQWTVAFFLRHAMGMNLQEAIDAPSWHIDHFPGSFWPRTQTLNRLTVESRLPEATIDALRAAGHDVKVGPAWSEGRISACTREPGMGGGLLLRAGANPRGMQGYAVGR is encoded by the coding sequence ATGAGCGCATCCTTTACCACCCGTCCTGAAATTCGCGGCACCTTTGGTGTTGTGTCGTCCACACATTGGCTGGCGTCGCAGGTAGCCATGGGCGTGCTGGAACGCGGCGGCAACGCCTACGACGCGGCCGTGGCCGGCGGCTTCACGCTGCAAATCGTCGAGCCCCACCTGAATGGCCCGGGCGGCGAAGTGCCCATCCTGCTCTGGAACGAAAACGAAAAGCGCATGCGCGCGCTGTGCGGCCAGGGGCCCGCGCCCGCGCTGGCCACGCCGGCCGCGTTCCGCGCGCTGGGCGTGGAGATGGTGCCCGGCATCGGGCTGCTGCCGGCCACCGTGCCTGGCGCGTTCGGCGCCTGGCTGACGTTGCTGCGCGACTACGGCACGTGGGAATTGGCCGACGTCTTGCGCCCCGCCGTCGATTACGCCCGCAACGGCTTCCCGCTGGTGCCGCGCGTGTCGCAGGCCGTGCTGGCCGTGCAGGCGCTGTTTCGTGATGAATGGACCACCTCGCGCGACGTCTGGATGCCCGACGGCCGCGTACCCGCGCCCGATTCGCTGTTCTGCACGCCCGCCATCGCCGACACGTACACGCGCATCCTGGACGAGGCGCACGCCGCCAGCACCGACCGGCGCGGGCGCATCGACGCCGCGCTGGACTGCTGGTATCGCGGCTTTGTGGCCGATGCCATCGACGCCTACTACACCAATGAGCCGGTGCGCGACACCACGGGGCAGCGCAACCGTGGCCTGCTGCGCAAGTCCGATCTGGCCGATTGGCGCGCCACCTACGACGAGCCTGTTACCACCCAGTACGGCCGCTACACCGTGGCCAAGTGCGGCGTGTGGTCGCAAGGGCCGGTGCATTTGCAGCAGCTGGCAATGCTGCGGCATCTGGGCATGGACGGGCTGGACCCGACCTCGCCGCAATTCGTGCACCGCATTGCCGAAGCCGCCAAGCTGGCCTTCGCGGACCGCGCCGCCTGGTATGGCGACCCCGACTTCACCCCGGTGCCGCTGGCCGCGCTGTTAAGCGACGCCTATGCCCGCGAACGCGCGGCATTGATCGGCACCAACGCGTCGCCCGATTTCCGCCCCGGCAGCCCGGCCGGCCTGGCGCCCCGCCTGCCGGACCTGGACGCCGCGGCCCGCACGCTGGCCGCCTCGGACACCCGCTTTGGCGTGGGCGAACCCACGTTCGCAGCCTTGCCGCCCGTGGCCGAATGGGCCGCGCGCGAGATATTCGTGGGCGACACCTGCCAGATCGACGTGATTGACCGCGACGGCAACATGGTGGCCGCCACGCCGTCGGGCGGCTGGCTATCGTCCAGCCCGGTCGTGCCGGGCCTGGGCTTTCCGCTGACGACCCGTTTGCAGATGACCTGGCTGGACGATGGCGTGCCCGGCCAGCTGCAACCGGGCAAGCGCCCTTGCACGACGCTGTCGCCAGGCCTGGTGCTGCGCGACGGGCAACCTTATATGGCGTTCGGCACGCCGGGCGGCGACCAGCAGGACCAATGGACGGTGGCGTTCTTCTTGCGTCACGCCATGGGCATGAATTTGCAGGAAGCCATCGACGCGCCGTCCTGGCACATCGATCACTTCCCGGGATCGTTCTGGCCACGCACGCAAACGCTGAACCGCCTGACGGTGGAATCGCGTCTGCCCGAGGCCACCATCGACGCGCTGCGCGCGGCGGGCCACGACGTCAAGGTCGGCCCCGCGTGGTCCGAAGGGCGCATCAGCGCGTGCACGCGTGAACCGGGCATGGGCGGCGGCTTGCTGCTGCGCGCGGGGGCCAACCCGCGCGGCATGCAGGGGTACGCCGTTGGCCGGTGA
- a CDS encoding LysR family transcriptional regulator yields MSWDPTRLSNRLKHRHLALLANIARHGSLTRVAAATGISQPAVTKALAELEDIFGGPLFLRSGRGLLPTPLGNLALVRARHLQSDLDLWAREVQALHAGHSAHLNVGVVPYVSSALLTAAISRLHQRYGVTLTLHRATTDHLVPMLRRHELDCIISRATSTVALDDLMHKVLYRQRPRLIAHSRLAQRLARRKPDWAAVAAMDWVLPAANTPTRQLIVEHFIRAGLRPPSPVLEAYSTDVIEGMLTMNETLISVVPEDIARELCQRGKLGMPPWDFGWELPPINLIRRKRDQVLAAEERFSEILLDLCGDAGASIGTGAAPAPA; encoded by the coding sequence ATGAGCTGGGACCCCACCCGACTGTCCAATCGACTGAAGCACCGCCATCTGGCCCTGCTGGCCAACATTGCCCGGCATGGGTCCCTGACTCGTGTGGCGGCGGCTACCGGCATCAGCCAGCCCGCCGTCACCAAGGCGCTGGCCGAACTTGAAGATATTTTCGGCGGGCCGCTGTTTCTGCGCAGCGGTCGTGGCCTGTTGCCCACGCCGCTGGGCAACCTGGCGCTGGTGCGCGCGCGCCACCTGCAAAGCGACCTGGACCTATGGGCGCGCGAAGTCCAGGCGCTGCATGCCGGCCATTCCGCGCACCTGAACGTGGGCGTGGTGCCCTACGTGTCCAGCGCCTTGCTGACCGCCGCCATCAGCCGCCTGCATCAGCGTTATGGCGTCACGTTGACCCTGCATCGCGCGACCACGGACCACCTGGTGCCCATGCTGCGCCGCCACGAGCTGGATTGCATCATCAGCCGGGCCACGTCCACCGTGGCGCTGGACGACCTGATGCACAAGGTCCTGTACCGCCAGCGGCCGCGCCTGATCGCCCACAGCAGGCTGGCGCAACGGCTGGCGCGGCGCAAGCCGGATTGGGCCGCTGTCGCCGCCATGGATTGGGTGCTGCCCGCCGCCAACACCCCCACGCGGCAATTGATCGTTGAACACTTCATCCGCGCGGGATTGCGGCCGCCGTCCCCCGTGCTGGAAGCCTATTCCACGGATGTCATCGAAGGCATGTTGACGATGAACGAAACGCTGATATCCGTGGTGCCGGAAGACATCGCGCGCGAGCTTTGCCAGCGCGGAAAGCTGGGCATGCCGCCCTGGGACTTCGGGTGGGAACTGCCGCCCATCAACCTGATCCGACGCAAACGCGATCAGGTGCTGGCGGCCGAGGAACGGTTTTCGGAGATCCTGCTGGACCTGTGCGGCGACGCGGGGGCGTCCATTGGTACGGGGGCGGCCCCGGCTCCGGCCTAA